TATCTATCCTGAGACAGTTACGCTCATATACAATTTTTAAAGTGTGCAGAGGTTGGAGAGTTTTTTTGCAGGATGAGCATGGCACTTCATTAGATGCCCTTGATTATATGATAGACATGTGAGATTATCctccttttttttacattttgtACTTACATAATGCAAATGTTATATTTTGGAGATGGCTACATTTGGTTATGTTTATGAGAAAGCCGTTTGGCTTTCACACACGTTACTGTATATCTTTGATAAGGACACTGCACTCTAGGGTGTTAATGTTAGACTCTTCTTTGGTTATATGTACTACCATTTGGTGATTTTGTGTTCTTTTACAGTGATTTAATATTCAGAAAATGATTGCCTTACCTTTATTtactgatctaatctgcattgtctttcttattaaaaaaagCAATAATTTAATAGATAATGGTAAGGTTAAAAGTGTTCGAGTTAAGCACCTGCTGTCGGAGACAGTGGCCTGTGGTTGTGGACATATGTTTATCATGTAACCACTTCTATATCTTCTATTAGTTTCAGATTGTTTATGATATTTAAAGTATTGCTAAATATAGCTTACATTCGGTTGTTTTTCCTAATCATTAGTAAAGTTGCAAAATATGATCTTCTAATTTAAGTAAATATGGCTAACCTGGAGAGCCATCAAATGTCCTTTCTCAATCAGACCATATTATTATGTTGCTATTGACattactatgttttttttttaattttctcatgGTTTCTTTATGTTGCACTGTGTGAGAACCCAACTTGGGTTATATTACTTACTGTTCTGAGTGATGTGCAGATCAGATTTCTGATGGAAGCTTACTTTCTTTCAGGGGCCTAAAAAGGTCTGCTCGCCAAGGGAAGATTGATGCCTACTCTGCCATGGTGTGTCATATATACTTTCTGAAGGATATCTTAATGCTTTGCCTCGTTCAAATTGTACATTGTTTGCTCTGTTTCAGATGGTCCTGGAGAGATATTTCTCTATGTCAGGTCTAGGAACTGAACTTGTTCTTCCTAAGCAGTTGGAATTACATGAAAAACTTCGAAAGGGTCCCTGCAGAGATCTGGATTTCTGAAGATACAGAACAGTGAAAATTCAACCCTTTCCTTTTTCCATCTAAATGTGGACTGGATATGCGGAGAGCTGAAGGTAAGGCTCATAtgtgcaccccccccccccccattaaTGAGTTTTATATCATGTTAATATTGTATGTGCTTTTGTGAAACGGTGTTTAACCTTTCAATATCCTTTTTCTTTCTGTGCAGTGAATCTTTTACTTGACGGGGATCTATTTGTGTGCAGTGCATGTTGCACAAACTGCTGGTAATTGTATTAAGCAATAAGTATACACGGTTTTGTTGGTGTAGCAAATATGATAAGATCCTATGTCACAGACAGGTTCCTGTTGTatttataaactaaatggttGCATTTTATGTCACAGACGCGTTCCAACTGATATGCAGGGTTAATGATACCATTGATCTGAAGCTCTCTCTAATCTGTAAGATGATTCCAATTTGACATTTGTATGTCGAGCGAACATTTGTCTCAGGAAGCACAGTCGCTGGGATAAGGAAACTGGATGCAGGTAACTaaaaccaaaaagaaagaaagaacagtGGACTCTCTCTACATGCTCGAGTGTCTCACTTTGGGTTAATACGCTTTGCTGGACTCGGACAGAGGCGTCGATTCTCCCAGTCTAGGAAAGAAGGCCTCCCGTTCGAGTAAGCTGTGCAAGGCGCTCACCACTCTCGCCAGCGATGCCCACACCACCGGAGCACAGCAGAAGGCGTACCCAAGCAAAAACAGAACCCTGGTGATGCCATCCGAGTACCAAGGGAACGCCATCACAAACAGGGAACCCGATATCGCCAACAACAGCGCGAGTACCGGAAGAGCTGGGAGTAGGAAGACGCCGGTCACGATTGAGCACAGCGCAGTTGCTCCGAGCAGGTAGAGCGGCCAGCCCAGAAGCGGATGCACCGTTCGCGGGACGAGGAAGAAGGGCACGACGTGTGCCACAAATATGGACCACAGAGCTGCCACCTTCACCATGGTGTACAGGAAGGGGACGCTCTTCTCCGACCGCCGGCTGTAGCAGAGCCTCGACAAGCCCGGCCGTGCTAGCCGCGTGACCACCATGATTCCCAGATATATCGCCGCCTGGATCAGCATCGCCGGCGCCTCCGCCCCGTATCTGCTCATCGGGGCAAAAAACACAAAGGTGTTAATCGAAACTGTTTTCTTACTCTGCTTCTGCTTACGTTTGGTTTACCTACCCGAGACTGCTTCGTCGTTGCTCATGCCATTGGAGACCCAGCGGCAAGATTGGCCAAGACCACCAGTACCAAGGTTTCAGCCATGGCAAACTGGGGAACGTGATCACGCTGTTGGGTCCGCATGGTACGTTCCACCGAAGCTTCAAATCTGTGATAACAACAACCAGATCCAATCACACACAGTCTGCTTGATGTCCAACAACTTGAAGTAGAAGGGGGCTACCGATCAAACTCACAGTAGTAAGAAGCATCCATCTGGTATCCCAAAGGAAGTCGATAGGTTCCGTCGAGCTTGCTACCGTTGGCGGGCGGGTGGAACATCGGCCGATCGAGCAAGTCGGGGAAGTAGCTCACCAAGAAACCCTGGTCCGCTCCATCGGGGTTCTTACGACCCATCTCCAGCTCATGAAGCATGTCCTTGAACACCACCATCGAAGGCTGCAATCCAATGCATGTAAGAAAAAGCTGAATGCAGGAAATGCTCGCCAAAGCTCGAGCTCGACTGGTGCGGAGATGGTACCTCAAGGACAAAGAGGCCGGTGTGGAAGATGCAGGGGTTGATGAAGGCGGCGCAGAACTTGCCGCACTGGAAGAGCTCGTCGGTGCGTTGCAGGAAGAGGTTGTCGGAGTCGAGCATGACCACTCGGTCGTACGACACCAAGCTCCACGCGTAGAGCTTGTTCAGCGTCAGCTTGAACCTGGTGTTGAAGTTGCCCTGCTTCTCGTATGGATTCTTCAGGTTCGCCACGGTCACCACCTTCACTCCGTCTGCCTCTTTCCTGTTGGTTCATTATGCCCACCGTTCATTAGAGGTAAGTTCGTTATTTTGGAGGAAGTGTAGGGGTAATAACACGAATCAGTAGCGTAACGAGTCCTTTCTTGGTGGTCAACGATGTCGGAAGTCAAAAACCTCGGTACTGACGAAGTAAAAAAGGCAGCTAGAAAAATGAAGTCGGAAATATAGTCATATTAATGCtaagaaaaaagggaaaaaaatcgaTCGAACGTCTAAAGTTAGCCGTTCGTTAAGGGTTTTACTGCCATCTCCACCGTTCGATTAACCAATAGCATACACATAGAGAAAGAAGCTTACAGGGTTTGGACCCATTGAAGGGGGACGTCGGGGGAGGCGATGACGACGAGGTCGGCGTCGACGCCGAGCCGCGTCAGCGACCGCATCATCACCCGCGTCGCCACGTAGAACTCGTAGTCCCTCGGCGTTCCCATGTACATCATGGCCGCGTACGCGTGCCGCCGGCCCCCGCCTCCCTCCGCCCCCGCCGCGGCCGCCAACGCGAGCacgaacaccaccaccaccaccgcccgcCGCAGCCATCGCTCCCACCTCTCGTCCATCTCTCTCCTCATCGAATCTCAAAACCAAACCGAAGGAGAAGAAGGATGCGGAGGAAGCGCGATAAGACTGATTTATAAGCAAACAAAAGGGGAGGGTCTGGGTCGGAGACTAAACTAGCTGTGAACACTTCGTTTCTTTCTATGTAATCTCCGCTAAGAAAGCGATCGGACATTTCGTCGAACACCTCACGCCTAAAACTGTCTTAAGACCCAATTCATAGGGAACGACCCAGGCAAGCGCGGAGGGGGCAAAATTATAATTAGATATGCGCCCAAACCCATCATTTATGATGGTGAGGTGGAGCCCAATGCTCCGTCCAATTGGCTAATCGGTCGTCGGGTGAGATGGGCGACCCGCGTCCGTTACGAGTGGGAATACCACAATTGCGGTGGTCAAAGAAGGTTGGCCAAGTCGCGTGCCGCTGGCGGTCCGGTCCCACTTGCCAAGTCAATTACATCGCGTATTGCGACGACCAGGCGTGGCAGGTACGAAAATTGATTCTAACGTCATCTAGAAtacaaagtatatatatatatatatatatatatatatatatatatatatatatatatatatatatatatgtgtgtgtgtatatatatatgtatgtatatatatatgtatgtatataaaataAGCTATATGCAAGGATAGACCTGTAAGACCTCTTTTTTAGTAGTAAAGAAAGGTATCATGGACTCGGCCCATATTCCAAGTCATTTTGATGTTGACCAAGAGGCACTAAAATCCATGATTGagttcaattcaattcaattcaagTAAGAACGGGTCGAGTTTAGAAGGAAAGTAAGAACACAAAGGATGGACTCGGATTCAATGTGATTCGATTCAAGCAATGGATAATGTTGTCTTCTTAAGTGCAAACGATCGTCTTAGAATGAGCTTGACTTGCCTCGAAAGAGAAGGTGGTTGTATAGAGGAAgcgacctatatatatatatatatatatatatatatatatatatatatatataggtagacGCAAGGCCCATATTATGAGGAAATATTAGGATGATTTTTTGTTTGGAAATGACTTTTAATTTATTGttagagtgcttataagggtatttattttattcttttgacaaataatcattttcaaattataTCGAAAGAtcaattcaaattttttttttcatatctgaTTAATTATGAACAATTCTATCATGGAAATATAGTGTGTAtgtgtatttatttattatgatgtgTAAAAAAAACCTATTTTTATGCTCCCAATCCAAGTGAAAAGCTGGGATGATATAATATCGTAATTCTATTGGATTTCGAATACAAAATATGAATCTAAGCAAATAATTTTcacattataattattatataattaatcaGCTCACAGGACATATAACATATTCCAAACCATAACTGTTGAATAGATTGATcatataattcaattcataattgaTCCATCATGTTTTTATCAAGACATAATCATATGGACAAACCATAGCTCAGTAAACATCGTGACTCACATGCTAGTTaaaacttatcataaataaatattacttttaaaatatataatattttatatgtttaatatatgtttttgaaatatgcatAGATATCATAGACTTTTCTTAAGTTGATAcaatttattaaaatttaaacttAAGATATTTGAATATCAAATCCATCATTAATTTACAAAACATCGGTttcatatatatttcaaatcatgacttcttaatgatattttttaagataaaatatctttaaataattttttcataaTGAAAATATAAGTATAACTAATATAACTACCATAAAATTTTCACAAAtaaacataaaatatagttaagggtttataaacataaatataactaaTACACAGAACAAAAATATAGTAATATTAATGACTATGGCTATATTATATCCTTACGACAAGGTTCAAAACTATGTATAACCCGATATTATAATTAACATATATCTCCCGGTATTAAGGTCCATTAAACACTAGTTATAGAACAAATATCATTATTTAACCCGATTATAATCATACTCCCTAAACAACTGTCAATTCATGAAAAATAACacattaaataaatttttttacctATTTTTTCAAAACTAcatatttttattatctttttcaaATATACTACTGAATgaatattttcatatatatatatatatatatatatatatatatatatatatatatatagcatatattaataaatatttataacatAACAAATAACTGTTCAAACGATATGgcttttcaaatcttcaacatataaatcTTTTTACAATGCTTTGAGAAAATAAAACGACtcataatttataaattataaaaaattataaaaaaatatcaaattataaattatacaaattataaatcttttcttttctttccttcttctcttttgttctttctcttcttctgctCTCAGCCTATTCTTTATTTCTCCCTTTATAATTTTTCCGTTTTCTTCTcatttcctcctccttcctttctcttcATTCTTTCcttttcccctcttcttcttctttgattccctctttctttttcttcttttctctctcttttaatTCTTGTGATCCTTCTTTCTCTCCcacactttctttctcttttcctcACAAAAATTAACACTTTTGTAATTTAGTCCCTGTTCATCATGTATTTCCTGTTCATCATAAATTTAGGAATATTACACTTGTAATTGATTTGGAAGACAGTGTTCTCCAAACGTAGTAGAAATTCTCACATTTTTAGCTATTCAGCCATCTCCAATTTCAATTATCAATAAGGAAAATAGTGGTAGCCAATTTGGAAGAGCAGATAGAGATGTTCGTTTTATTGTTGTTTTCACGCCTTCTCTCCACCGAACGTATTGCTGGGCATATAAGCTTCATGCTAAGTTCCAAGATTCCAGCTAAAGATAGCTAGCTGCAAGAGGTGGTCAAAAAGGAGGCATCCATGAGCTCTTGTTTGAACATTACATCGTGCGGAGTGCAGCACTACATCGAGTTCTGTAATCTGCAAATGGTGTCACAACTCAGATGAAATAGTATCGATTTGGAAGATTCACACGTCTCGGCTGAATACAACAAAAATATACCTGATTTTGATGTCTCTGTTCTTCTCCAAATCCTATAGACTCGAGCTAATAATACCTGTGGTTTCAAACCAAAGTCGAAGCAATCGACTAAAGCAAACTACCGATGAGTAAGAAGAGCAAGTGACGAATGAGAAGCTCAGATGTCACTCATAGCTCGAGCTCGAGGAGTGTTGTCGTCGTGGCAGCAAAAAGATGAGGTTGGTAATGGAGCAGAGTGATGGGGCTCAGTCCTCGGTCGCTGGCTTGCAGCAAAACCGGGTGCTGAAGAAGAGCAAGAGAGGTCCACGTGGTCTCGGCCAATTCAAGATCCAAAACCCCATCTGCAGATCCGGCATCATCTGCCCCACGGTGCATCAGGAGTTGCAAGTGACAGCTCTTCTTCACATGGCCTCGACTCAGCTCGAAACGAGCTttccctccctcttctttctcACTCTTGCTGTCAGCTGCTGAGCTGCATCTTTTGTCCCAATAGCCACAAAACATGAATaggagctgctgctgctgttaaTTAATGATCATGTTCATTCCATTTATTCTTGCTCTGCTGCCTATCTGATCCTCCAGTGGGGTGTCGTGATGGCACAATGcatgatggtgatggtgatgttGATTCTGACAGTGAAGTTGTAATATTTCAAAAGAGGATTTCCACAACTCTGTGGACACGCTGCCATGATCAGTTTAGAGGATGGATGCTTTTTTTACTGTGAACTGTGTGGCTGACAGCTAGAGATGTTTTGTACAATGAAATCACCAACATTATCGGCGAAGATTTAGCAGGAAAAGAAATTCTCAACATGTTTGGCATGCAATATAAACAAGTGATTGATGATATTTTGCTCCACCAAACTGTTAAAATGAGTTGgatttgctctgatatttctcgaTATAAATATTTTCCGCAGCAACAAAAGTGGATTTCTGTATCTTCTTGTACAACTATAATGCACTCTCATAAAAATGATATGAATTCtcgttaatattattattaatattaaggtTGTAAACCAACCCCCTGACAGCAAGAGCATGCCACTTGCTGTGACATCTTTTTCTGGGTATATATTACTATAAAGAAATCATCTGCCACCTGCCATATAGAACATGAGTGGGCGAGAGAGAGCGAAAAAGAAAGAGCATCTTTTGGTGCTATATTGACACATACCAAGCACCCGAATCCCTTGGCCGGCCCCTTTGCTTCCGTCGACTGAGGCCCCGGCGGCCTGCTCTCCTCATCTCCCCCGCCGTCCTCCTCCCTCCTTGATCATCAGGTCTACCCTGCTCCGCTTCTTGAAGAGACCCTGTAAATGATGCTTggctgtgtgtatgtgtgtggatCTTTCTTTCTGCTACTACTTCCTTGTGCTGTGGTTGCTGCTGACAAGTGTGCAAGCTTGCTTTCATACTGCATAGTGGCTTACATTTATGGTCAAAATCTCAACTTTTTCTCCATTCGTCATTGTCGATCGGCTTTTGTTAGATCTTATAAGTTCCTCAACTTTTGTGTGTGGATCGTTCTGCTACTACTTCTTTGTGATGTTGTTGTCGTTAGCAAGCGGGCGATATTTCTTTCTTGCTCCATAGTGCCTTGCAATATCGTCAAAATTGCAACTTTGTTTCGCTTGTCATAGTTATTCCAGTTTTGTTAGATCTTCTGATGTTTTTTATTTTGCCATGCAAAAAACAGTTCTTttccttttccctctttttccagcataatttcttctttttttttttcctcttactGCCTTGATTAAGTAAGCATTTCCTGTTCTCTGTGCATTCACTCCCTTATGTGCATTGTTCAGTAagttttattttgtttgtttggttTTCTCTTAGAAGTTGGTTTCTCGGTATGATGTCAGTTTCAAGTCATTGCTCAGATTTTTAGATTAAAAATACTCTTGTTTAACTTTCTAGTAGAATGTCGGTTTAATTTTTAAAGATGTTTTCTGCTTCCATTGTTGTGCATTCACAAGTGACTGCCTGTTGGTGTCAGTTTCAAGTCATTGCTCAGATTAAACATACTGTTGTTAACTTTCCAGAAGGTCTAATTTTTAAAAATGTTTTCTGCTTCCATTGCTATGCAATCATAAGTGACTGCATGTCGGTATCTCAACTCATTGCTCAGATTTTTAGATTAAGAACACTGTTTGTTAACTTTCTAGCATAACATCATccaatttttcaaagatgtttTCTGCTTCCCTTGCTGTGCAATAATAAATGACTGATCCAAGCGATGCAGCCACTTAGGTGACTATCTTTAATCTGACTGGTGCTTGTCCGAAATTTTTGTCATGCTGCATGAGGTTCGACTATGAACTATCAGGATCATCGAGCATCGGACCTTCTCAACCCAACATTCTCTCAATTTGTTGCTTATCTTTGACCCTGTAGTTGGGGGTGCTTAATTTTCCATGGTTGTTGCTGACATGTGGTCGGTCCTAATGATTATCCAAAACAATTACAAAGATCTAGCATATATTAGCAAAAAACGACTTGATTTCTTGTTTCTGTCTTCTCTTTGTTCGTGAAACATCAGCGTTTGTACCTCTCTTCTGTTTTGAAGAATTTTGTATTTTTATACGTTGGGTGTCTATTGCCCCTAGCAATATCAGTGGCAAGTTTATTACTCTGAGTTACCGGTCTGCTTATCCTTCAATGTTAGACTATATCATCTCCATTTTATGAGATGAGCACTCTCTCTATATAATGTATATTTATCTAGTACAAGCCTTGCCCTGGGttggtttgaaaataatttcaaattGTTTTCATATATCCAGATCTACATCTCATTCATCGTGCTATATAAAGATGTGGATTAGGCTTATGACTACATGCTGTCAATGCATGAATCTGTGTCTTTCTGACCTTTATACACACATCACTCTTCGACTTGTTTAACAATTACGTTTGTGGAGTCAAGTTGGGTACATAGTAGTGGGAGTCAAGGACACCAAGCTACCTGATCACAAATGTTGCAGAAAATGAAACAGTTTGTTGATCATTTTGTTTTGCCAAAATTCAGGTACCAATCATGTCTGATCTGCAAGCACCTCTACGACCCAAAAGAAAGAAAGTCTTGGTGGATTATCTGGTCCAGTTCCGATGGATTGTTGTCATCTTTGTTGTGCTTCCAGTCTCTTGCTTTATCTATTTCAAACTATTTTTGGGCGATGTGAAATCCGCATTGAAATCTGAAAAGCGTCGCCAGAAGGAACATGAAGAGAATGTGAAGAAAGTTGTAAATCGCCTCAAGCAGAGAGATCCCCAGAAAGATGGTCTTGTGTGCACGGCCAGGAAACCATATATTGCTGTTGGCATGCGTAATGTTGATTATAAACGCGCAAGGCATTTTGAAATTGATCTCTCTGCATTCAGAAACATTCTCGAGGTTGATAAAGAGCGAATGGTTGCTAAGGTGGAGCCACTTGTTAACATGGGCCAGATAACTAGATATACAGTTCCTATGAATCTTGCACTTGCCGTCGTTGCAGAGCTTGACGATCTCACTGTTGGTGGACTGATTAATGGTTATGGCATCGAGGGGAGCTCACACATTTATGGGCTCTTTTCCGACACAGTTGTTGCCATGGAAGTTGTCCTTGCGAATGGCCAAGTAGTGAGGTGCACAAAGGATAACGAATACTCTGACCTTTTCTATGGAATCCCTTGGTCGCAGGGAACTCTCGGTCTCCTAGTTTCTGCTGAGATAAAACTAATACCCATTAAGGAATATATGAGGCTTACCTATACCCCATACCGTGGAACCCTGAAGGAACTTGCACAGGCTTATGCTGATTCTTTTGCACCCAGAGATGGAGATCCGTCGAAGGTTCCAGACTTTGTTGAGGGAATGATCTATAATCCAACGGAGGCTGTGCACATGACTGGGAGATATGCCTCTAAAGAAGAAGCGAAGAAGAAGGGTAATGTCATCAACAACGTAGGGTGGTGGTTTAAACCTTGGTTTTACCAGCACGCGCAGACAGCACTCAAGAAGGGTGAGTTTGTGGAGTACATACCCACTAGAGAGTATTACCATAGGCACACGAGATGTTTGTATTGGGAAGGCAAGCTGATCCTGCCATTTGGAGACCAGTGGTGGTTCAGATGGTTTTTGGGCTGGTTGATGCCTCCGAAGGTTTCTTTGCTCAAGGCCACTCAAGGTGAATCGGTCAGGAACTACTACCATGATATGCATGTGATCCAGGATCTCTTGGTTCCTCTGTACAAAGTTGGAGATGCTCTAGAATATTGTCACAATGAAATGGAGGTAATTATCCATGACTTAGTAACATGGTATGGAATTTTGCTAATATGCATTTGTTTAAGTTGGATTTAGTACTTGCGATGATTCTAAAATATTGCCAACCATGGACAATATATGAACTAGAAATTTCGTGTCATGCTATAGATCAACTTGCATTGATGGAACATTAACAGTTCAAGTTACCATTTAGTGATGCCTGCTACATATAATTGATAAAGAGTTGGCCTTCATTTGTTGCCATTCAGGTTTATCCGATATGGCTCTGTCCACATCGGTTGTTCAAGCTTCCTGTGAAAACCATGGTGTACCCAGAACCAGGCTTCGAGCATCATCACCGACAGGGAGACACGAGCTATGCCCAAATGTTCACGGACATCGGGGTGTACTATGCGCCAGGTCCCGTGCTCCGCGGTGAGGAGTTCAATGGTGCCGAAGCTGTCCGCAACCTCGAGGAATGGTTGATCCAGAACCACGGGTTCCAGCCACAGTACGCCGTCTCCGAGCTCACCGAGAAGAACTTCTGGCGGATGTTTGATGGATCGCAATACGAGCACTGCCGCAAGAAATATGGGGCGGTCGGGACCTTTATGAGTGTCTACTACAAGTCCAAGAAGGGGAAGAAGACGGAGAAGGAGGTGCAGGAAGCTGAGGCCGAGATCCTCGAACCGGCCTATGCAGAAGAAGTTTAACCTCTGACCAACTTGAGGATTTCAGAATCAGCATAACCTCTTCGAGTCCCGATGAACTTTTTGTGTGTGACCACTTGTGTGCTTGGCTATTTGCTGCTGTACTGTCTGTTGTAGTTGAACTTGTTTAACTCTTAGGGTTGCCCATGTTTGACTATGCTGTCTTCAATTTCTCTACCAACTATTATTACGTGACTTGTTGTTTATAGTGTGCATTCTGCATGCCCAGATGGGATGAGGGTGTTAAGCTGTGGAATTGGAATGGATTAGAGttaagaacttggaagaacatgcTGAAAGAGACAGGACATGAACCCTAATTGttcatcaagaaaaagaaaataacatttgAAAAGCAGTAATTAGGAGAGAAACAAATTATGGAACCATTTTACAACCAAACTTTAATTGATAATAATGTTTTTTAAATGCATTATTTTAATGATATATGCTAATGAAAATTGAATTGTTATATATAAATGTGTTAAATTTAAACAATATTTAATAATCCTTATCTAAAGAGATTAATtgcgatttttttatgaatcttaacGTGAGATCTTAGTATTTGGAGGGATTCGAGAGAGATGCTACATCAAACATTTTAAGAACGAAAACATAATTATTTGTAAGAGGGTAAACAGGCAAAAGTTTCCgtaaattatcattattattattgttattattatcatcGTTCTTAGGAAGGAGATGGGCGGGAGGAGCCGTGGAGACGACGGAGCCGAGCGACCGACGCGCCGTGACTCGCGCCCTTTGCACGCCCTTTACCCGACACGGCCTGAGTCAAACCCGATCGACTCGGCCCGCATCCCACACCTTCCCCAACCCCACCTCGGTATGCGCCGTCGTCCTCCACACCCCCCCGCCGTTCCCCACCTCCGATCTCACTGGCCCCACCGTCCCCTTCTCCACGTGGCATATGGCCCACAGGAACCGTGGTAGGTAGTGCTCGAAAGTCAATTTGAGGGCAGTCAAAAACTATTACGAACAACTCGATCTAACTCAACGTAAACATTGCTTCTTACTTGTCCTCTTAATCGCTTAACATATCTAATTAAACTTCCAGCATAGATATATGTAAAGATTAACTTAATCCAGCATTGACTTCTAGACAATTGCAGGGTTTTAAGCCGTCAACTTCCGTAAGACTTCTTTGTTTTCTGACTTGGTATTAGTATACAGTGGGGGCAGGAAACCTGTTGTAGCCGACAAAATTGCCTAATTCCCTGTTAACTCGGTCTCACTATAGAAACATGAGGGGCCCTCAAGTCCTCCTTGGGCTTCACTCCTTCAACACCATGTTCTCTTATATATGATGCTCCCACTGAAGCCTCTCAGTTTCCTCTTCCCTGGTTCTGTCAATGGAGGAGTAGTGGAAGGATTAGACAAAGCAGTACACCCTTCCATATCTCCTCCTTTCTCTCTGATTTCTCTCTGGTTTGCTATAGTTTTCCATGTCTTCTTAGAGGAAACACTGCCGTCACTTCACGTCGATCCCATGCGAGACTGCATTTAATGCCGCCGTCTACAAATACTCTTTGATCGTCGAACTCTCAGACTCGGCAAAACATGTCTTCTGTTgctcttttcttcctcctcctgtcAGCTCTTTCTATCACCGCATGCAGTGCTCGACATCTGAGGATGACTGCCAAAGATTCAGACAGTTCATATTATATATCCAACGAGGTTGGTGCAACTCCGTTTACACT
The DNA window shown above is from Musa acuminata AAA Group cultivar baxijiao chromosome BXJ2-4, Cavendish_Baxijiao_AAA, whole genome shotgun sequence and carries:
- the LOC135610266 gene encoding putative glucuronosyltransferase PGSIP8, producing MRREMDERWERWLRRAVVVVVFVLALAAAAGAEGGGGRRHAYAAMMYMGTPRDYEFYVATRVMMRSLTRLGVDADLVVIASPDVPLQWVQTLKEADGVKVVTVANLKNPYEKQGNFNTRFKLTLNKLYAWSLVSYDRVVMLDSDNLFLQRTDELFQCGKFCAAFINPCIFHTGLFVLEPSMVVFKDMLHELEMGRKNPDGADQGFLVSYFPDLLDRPMFHPPANGSKLDGTYRLPLGYQMDASYYYLKLRWNVPCGPNSVITFPSLPWLKPWYWWSWPILPLGLQWHEQRRSSLGYGAEAPAMLIQAAIYLGIMVVTRLARPGLSRLCYSRRSEKSVPFLYTMVKVAALWSIFVAHVVPFFLVPRTVHPLLGWPLYLLGATALCSIVTGVFLLPALPVLALLLAISGSLFVMAFPWYSDGITRVLFLLGYAFCCAPVVWASLARVVSALHSLLEREAFFPRLGESTPLSESSKAY
- the LOC135610264 gene encoding delta(24)-sterol reductase-like, yielding MSDLQAPLRPKRKKVLVDYLVQFRWIVVIFVVLPVSCFIYFKLFLGDVKSALKSEKRRQKEHEENVKKVVNRLKQRDPQKDGLVCTARKPYIAVGMRNVDYKRARHFEIDLSAFRNILEVDKERMVAKVEPLVNMGQITRYTVPMNLALAVVAELDDLTVGGLINGYGIEGSSHIYGLFSDTVVAMEVVLANGQVVRCTKDNEYSDLFYGIPWSQGTLGLLVSAEIKLIPIKEYMRLTYTPYRGTLKELAQAYADSFAPRDGDPSKVPDFVEGMIYNPTEAVHMTGRYASKEEAKKKGNVINNVGWWFKPWFYQHAQTALKKGEFVEYIPTREYYHRHTRCLYWEGKLILPFGDQWWFRWFLGWLMPPKVSLLKATQGESVRNYYHDMHVIQDLLVPLYKVGDALEYCHNEMEVYPIWLCPHRLFKLPVKTMVYPEPGFEHHHRQGDTSYAQMFTDIGVYYAPGPVLRGEEFNGAEAVRNLEEWLIQNHGFQPQYAVSELTEKNFWRMFDGSQYEHCRKKYGAVGTFMSVYYKSKKGKKTEKEVQEAEAEILEPAYAEEV